The DNA window AGCAGTACAATAAATACGTTTAGTACTTTCTTCCAGGATGGCATTTGCCTTCGAGATTACCGACAGACATTCATCCATCGTATCACATTCTACAATAGTGCCCATTGAAGTCAGCTGACTTTTATAAGGCAAAGCATCAATCATATCAATTACCTTCTTTACGTAAAGGCTCACATGTTCTCCCTTATCCATGGGAAAAATAGCAAAATTCATAACTACAGACATAGCTTAATTATTTTAATTGTTAATTAATAGACAAATATCGCAATATTATTCTTACTTTGTCATTATCTAACATGCTAAAA is part of the uncultured Bacteroides sp. genome and encodes:
- a CDS encoding thiamine-binding protein; the encoded protein is MSVVMNFAIFPMDKGEHVSLYVKKVIDMIDALPYKSQLTSMGTIVECDTMDECLSVISKANAILEESTKRIYCTATFDNKLGKKEQMEHKVNAIRQI